From one Rhizobium lentis genomic stretch:
- a CDS encoding UDP-glucuronic acid decarboxylase family protein: MHGQKRIMVTGGTGFLGSFLCERLLREGNDVLCVDNYYTGSRDNVLHLLDDPRFEVLRHDITFPLYVEVDEIYNLACPASPVHYQHDPVQTVKTNVHGAINMLGLAKRTKAKIFQASTSEVYGDPAVHPQPEEYRGSVSPIGPRACYDEGKRCAETLFFDYHRQYGVEIRVARIFNTYGPRMQTNDGRVVSNFIVQALRNEPITIFGDGRQTRSFCYVDDLIDGFIRLMAAPAGVTGPINLGNPGEFQVRELAEMVIEMTGSKSGIVFKALPIDDPTQRKPDISRATQQLGWQPKVNLREGLERTIAYFDWKLSGGARSTPGVQFARTAHTMPAPAVGLPVQEAISIGP; encoded by the coding sequence ATGCACGGACAGAAGCGAATTATGGTTACCGGCGGCACCGGATTTCTGGGATCATTCCTGTGCGAAAGACTTTTGCGGGAGGGCAATGATGTCCTCTGCGTGGACAATTACTACACCGGTTCGCGCGACAATGTTCTGCATCTTCTTGATGATCCGCGTTTCGAGGTTCTCCGCCACGACATTACTTTCCCGCTCTATGTCGAGGTCGACGAGATCTACAACCTTGCCTGCCCGGCATCTCCCGTCCACTACCAGCACGACCCCGTGCAGACCGTGAAGACCAACGTGCATGGGGCCATCAATATGCTCGGTCTGGCCAAACGCACCAAGGCGAAGATATTCCAGGCATCCACGAGCGAGGTGTATGGCGATCCGGCAGTCCACCCTCAGCCAGAGGAATATCGAGGCAGCGTCAGTCCCATAGGGCCGCGGGCATGCTATGACGAAGGCAAGCGGTGCGCCGAGACGCTGTTCTTCGACTATCATCGTCAATATGGCGTGGAAATCCGGGTGGCGAGGATCTTCAACACCTACGGTCCGCGCATGCAGACCAATGACGGCCGCGTCGTCTCCAATTTCATCGTTCAGGCGCTTCGCAACGAGCCGATCACCATCTTCGGCGACGGCAGGCAAACACGGTCGTTCTGCTATGTGGACGACCTGATCGACGGCTTTATCCGTTTGATGGCAGCGCCCGCTGGGGTTACAGGCCCGATCAATCTCGGCAACCCCGGAGAATTCCAGGTGCGTGAACTGGCGGAAATGGTGATCGAAATGACTGGATCGAAGTCCGGCATCGTCTTCAAGGCACTGCCAATTGACGATCCGACACAGCGCAAGCCCGACATCAGCCGCGCAACGCAACAGCTGGGCTGGCAGCCGAAGGTGAACCTTCGTGAGGGGCTTGAAAGAACGATCGCGTATTTCGACTGGAAGCTTTCCGGCGGCGCCAGGAGCACGCCAGGCGTCCAGTTCGCGCGAACGGCTCACACCATGCCTGCCCCGGCCGTCGGCCTTCCTGTTCAGGAAGCCATATCAATCGGGCCGTGA
- a CDS encoding glycosyltransferase family 8 protein, giving the protein MNVHSIPTGAAPAGANERLGPIVFAVDAAYAVPLATALRSVAENNQSAWPLDIHVIHQGIDEETKRLIFESLPARSAVIQWHPIATLSFASGFSTRPGVSRMTFARILLPQFLPQTCSRALYLDGDILVLGALENLWNIDLGEAVIGAVPDYWLDNVVKNGPGATGGARVKRYFNAGILLIDLAKWRNERISERSLDYLDRFPTTEYSDQDALNVACDGKWKILDRAWNFQFEPTQAIARIALEQKVAIVHFVTNVKPWKSGSLSPNVAFYDAFRSRTRFALTRWERARSGLKRAGARLLARSALLRAAWSCTKSAGARLNVARMNRGAKNA; this is encoded by the coding sequence ATGAATGTGCATAGCATACCAACAGGAGCCGCCCCTGCGGGTGCAAATGAGCGGTTGGGGCCCATCGTCTTTGCGGTCGATGCGGCCTACGCCGTTCCCTTGGCGACCGCCCTCAGGTCGGTCGCCGAGAACAACCAAAGCGCATGGCCCTTAGACATCCATGTCATTCATCAGGGAATAGACGAAGAAACAAAGCGGCTGATCTTTGAATCTCTGCCGGCAAGGTCTGCAGTCATTCAGTGGCACCCCATCGCCACATTGTCCTTCGCAAGCGGATTTTCCACTCGTCCTGGGGTTTCCAGGATGACCTTCGCAAGGATCCTTCTGCCGCAGTTCCTTCCGCAGACCTGCAGCCGGGCTCTGTATCTGGATGGCGACATTCTGGTTCTGGGTGCGCTTGAGAATTTGTGGAACATCGATCTCGGCGAGGCAGTGATCGGCGCCGTGCCGGACTACTGGCTGGACAATGTTGTGAAGAACGGACCTGGTGCAACGGGCGGCGCTCGGGTCAAACGTTATTTCAACGCCGGCATTCTTCTTATCGACCTTGCAAAATGGCGAAACGAGCGGATATCGGAACGATCGCTGGACTATCTCGATCGCTTTCCGACGACGGAATATTCCGATCAGGACGCTCTGAACGTTGCCTGCGACGGAAAGTGGAAGATACTGGACCGCGCCTGGAATTTTCAGTTCGAGCCAACGCAGGCGATTGCCCGCATCGCACTCGAGCAGAAGGTCGCGATCGTTCATTTCGTCACCAACGTGAAGCCCTGGAAATCAGGAAGCCTGAGCCCGAACGTCGCCTTCTACGATGCGTTTCGGTCCCGGACCCGTTTTGCGCTGACCCGTTGGGAGCGCGCTCGGAGTGGCTTGAAGCGTGCAGGCGCCCGACTGCTTGCCCGATCCGCCTTGTTGAGAGCTGCATGGTCCTGCACGAAATCGGCAGGCGCACGTCTCAACGTCGCGCGAATGAACCGGGGAGCGAAGAACGCTTGA